One window from the genome of Rariglobus hedericola encodes:
- a CDS encoding response regulator: MSAGISNQSQSASGRTSGLAPHHRHSRSVLPLMVGFAVVMFFFLTSSIVGYFKIQTLRDTSQTVAHTHEVIVALGDLLALVTDAETGQRGYLLTTDAQYLVPYNVALGNIDTRIGELERLIADNPDQQSILPIIKSNISVKLAELAETIETQRSRGANASLTLVRSDRGKNAMDSLRQNVGRMIGVERSLRNQRLVDADAAFKTAVWSTVSVSLVGLILASVITWVLLRAERAKQRQEWIQSGQLRLAEQMIGEQRLNQLAESALLFLSDYLGAQAAAMYVENGDSFQRLATYALPETANIPQRIKLGEGLLGQVARDGKSAVVKDVPDGYLTIGSSLGQRPPRHLLIVPATVDGEVNAVMEFGFFHAIPEHGVELLARLGESIGVAVRSAQYRAQVQELLEETQAQSEEVQAQSEELRVSNEELEEQTRALKESQVTLEEQQATLEQTNAQLELQAKVLAKQKEDLHRAAATLEKQARTVEQASRYKSEFLANMSHELRTPLNSSLILAKLLSDNKAGNLTAEQVKYAQTIQSAGNDLLGLINEVLDLSKVESGHIEVLPEPVDIKRLAESLRALFETTATQKGVAFRIEVAPKLPASLVTDSQRLEQVLKNLLSNAIKFTERGEVTFAIDRAIDGRLAFSVRDTGIGIPPEQQHIIFEPFRQGDGTTNRKYGGTGLGLSISRELVRLLGGEIQLTSEAGKGSVFTVLLPEVYIGATAAPSPEETSGAPATVSSVHTPAAQPHFADAPVRRIPDDRERLTGSSRFILIVEDDESFVDIVVDLAHEMSFQCLVASTAEEALTLTRQYQPSAVVLDLGLPDNSGLFVLERLKQDARTRHIPVHVVSASDYTDKALSMGAIGYMLKPVKREQLENAFKRLEMRLTQKLQRVLIVEDNEVQLDSMRLLLGSGGVQTVGAKTAAECLEQLKATTFDCMVLDLTLPDASGFSLLETLSANEDYSFPPVIVYTARELSGAEEQRLRKYSKSIIIKGAKSPERLLDEVTLFLHQVVSDLPEEKQVMLEKVRGRDDTLEDKRILLVEDDVRNVFALTSLFEPYGVKLTIARNGREALDALEKSGTGGATGVDLVLMDLMMPEMDGMTAMREIRKRPEWKKLPIIALTAKAMRNDREQSLDAGANDYLAKPLDVEKLLSLVRVWMPR; encoded by the coding sequence ATGAGCGCAGGAATCTCTAACCAGTCCCAGTCAGCGTCCGGCCGGACATCCGGCCTCGCTCCCCATCACCGGCACTCGCGCAGCGTGCTTCCGTTGATGGTCGGTTTTGCCGTCGTCATGTTCTTCTTTCTGACGAGCAGCATCGTGGGCTACTTCAAGATTCAAACCCTCCGGGACACATCCCAAACGGTCGCTCATACCCACGAGGTGATAGTGGCCCTGGGGGATCTCTTAGCCTTGGTTACCGATGCGGAAACCGGTCAGCGCGGTTATCTACTGACGACGGACGCCCAATACCTCGTGCCCTACAACGTCGCATTGGGCAATATCGACACACGGATCGGTGAGTTGGAGCGGTTGATCGCAGACAATCCCGACCAACAAAGCATCCTCCCGATCATCAAGAGCAACATCTCCGTCAAACTGGCGGAGTTGGCCGAGACCATCGAAACCCAGCGCAGTCGCGGAGCGAATGCCTCGCTCACACTCGTGCGGTCGGATCGCGGTAAAAACGCGATGGACTCCTTGCGGCAGAATGTGGGGCGCATGATTGGAGTAGAAAGAAGCCTGCGCAATCAGCGCTTGGTTGATGCCGACGCCGCTTTTAAGACTGCAGTCTGGAGCACCGTGTCCGTCAGCTTGGTTGGTCTGATTCTGGCCAGCGTGATTACGTGGGTTCTGCTGCGTGCCGAGCGAGCCAAACAGCGGCAGGAATGGATTCAATCGGGTCAACTCCGGCTCGCCGAGCAGATGATCGGCGAACAAAGGCTCAACCAACTCGCCGAAAGCGCCCTGCTCTTCCTCAGCGATTACCTCGGCGCACAGGCAGCCGCGATGTATGTTGAAAACGGCGATTCCTTCCAGCGTCTGGCCACCTACGCACTGCCCGAGACGGCCAATATCCCGCAGCGCATCAAACTAGGCGAAGGCTTGCTGGGACAAGTCGCCCGAGACGGAAAATCCGCCGTGGTGAAGGACGTTCCGGACGGTTACCTGACCATCGGTTCATCCTTGGGTCAGCGCCCGCCGCGGCATTTACTCATCGTCCCGGCGACCGTGGATGGCGAGGTCAACGCCGTGATGGAGTTCGGCTTTTTCCATGCCATCCCCGAACATGGCGTCGAGCTACTCGCCCGACTCGGTGAATCGATCGGCGTCGCGGTGCGTTCCGCGCAATATCGCGCCCAAGTGCAGGAATTGCTTGAGGAAACCCAGGCCCAGTCCGAGGAAGTCCAGGCCCAGAGCGAGGAGCTGCGTGTCTCGAACGAAGAGCTGGAGGAACAGACCCGCGCACTCAAAGAATCGCAGGTCACCTTGGAAGAACAGCAGGCAACGCTTGAGCAGACCAACGCCCAGCTTGAGCTTCAGGCAAAAGTCCTGGCCAAGCAAAAGGAAGATCTGCACCGCGCTGCGGCCACGCTGGAAAAACAAGCCCGCACCGTCGAACAGGCCAGCCGTTACAAGTCGGAGTTCCTGGCCAACATGTCGCACGAACTCCGCACGCCGCTTAACTCGTCGTTGATCCTCGCCAAGCTTCTGTCGGACAACAAAGCCGGTAACCTTACCGCCGAGCAGGTGAAGTATGCGCAGACCATCCAATCGGCCGGCAATGATCTGCTGGGACTGATCAACGAAGTGCTCGATCTGTCGAAGGTCGAATCCGGCCATATCGAAGTTCTTCCCGAACCCGTCGACATCAAGCGTCTCGCCGAAAGTCTTCGAGCCCTGTTCGAAACGACCGCCACCCAAAAGGGCGTGGCCTTCCGCATCGAGGTCGCCCCCAAACTGCCGGCCAGTCTCGTGACCGATTCGCAGCGCCTCGAACAGGTGCTGAAAAACCTGCTTTCCAACGCGATTAAGTTCACCGAGCGCGGCGAGGTAACCTTCGCCATCGATCGCGCCATCGACGGGCGGCTGGCGTTCTCCGTCCGCGACACCGGCATTGGCATTCCTCCCGAGCAGCAGCACATCATTTTCGAACCATTCCGTCAGGGCGACGGCACCACCAACCGCAAATACGGCGGCACCGGTCTGGGCCTCTCGATTTCGCGCGAATTGGTGCGTCTCCTCGGCGGAGAAATCCAGCTCACCAGCGAAGCCGGCAAAGGCAGTGTATTCACGGTTCTGTTACCTGAAGTTTATATCGGTGCCACCGCAGCCCCAAGCCCGGAAGAAACCTCTGGAGCGCCAGCCACGGTTTCAAGCGTCCACACGCCCGCCGCGCAACCGCACTTCGCAGACGCCCCCGTGCGTCGAATCCCCGACGACCGCGAACGCCTTACGGGGAGCAGCCGCTTCATTCTCATCGTGGAGGATGACGAATCCTTCGTAGATATCGTGGTCGATCTCGCACACGAAATGTCGTTCCAGTGCCTCGTCGCCAGCACCGCCGAAGAAGCCCTCACGTTGACGCGCCAATACCAGCCGAGCGCCGTCGTGCTGGATCTCGGACTTCCCGACAACTCGGGTCTCTTCGTGCTGGAACGGCTCAAGCAGGACGCCCGCACGCGCCACATTCCCGTGCACGTGGTTTCGGCCAGCGACTATACCGACAAGGCTCTTTCCATGGGCGCGATCGGCTACATGCTCAAACCCGTCAAACGCGAGCAGCTAGAGAACGCCTTCAAACGGCTCGAAATGCGCCTCACGCAAAAGCTGCAACGAGTGCTGATCGTCGAGGACAACGAGGTCCAGCTCGACAGCATGCGGCTCCTGCTCGGCTCGGGCGGAGTCCAAACCGTCGGCGCCAAAACCGCCGCCGAATGTCTGGAGCAACTGAAGGCCACGACCTTCGACTGCATGGTGCTCGATCTCACCCTGCCTGATGCCTCGGGCTTCTCACTGCTGGAAACCCTGTCGGCCAACGAAGACTACTCCTTCCCTCCGGTCATCGTATATACAGCGCGCGAATTGAGCGGAGCCGAAGAACAGCGCCTGCGTAAGTATTCAAAATCGATCATCATCAAAGGCGCCAAATCCCCGGAACGCCTGCTGGATGAAGTCACGTTGTTTCTTCACCAGGTCGTTTCCGACCTACCCGAGGAGAAACAAGTCATGCTCGAAAAAGTGCGTGGTCGTGACGACACGTTGGAAGACAAACGCATCCTGCTCGTCGAGGACGACGTCCGAAACGTTTTTGCGCTCACCAGCCTCTTCGAACCTTACGGCGTGAAACTTACGATCGCCCGCAACGGTCGCGAAGCGTTGGATGCGCTCGAAAAGAGCGGGACCGGCGGAGCGACCGGCGTGGACCTGGTGCTGATGGATCTGATGATGCCCGAGATGGATGGCATGACCGCCATGCGGGAAATCCGCAAACGTCCGGAGTGGAAAAAACTCCCGATCATCGCCCTCACCGCCAAAGCCATGCGGAATGACCGCGAGCAATCGCTGGACGCCGGCGCGAACGATTATCTGGCCAAGCCGCTGGACGTGGAAAAACTGCTGTCGCTAGTGCGTGTCTGGATGCCCCGATGA
- a CDS encoding response regulator gives MKTSKIILLVEDDPNDRFLFTRAAQKAGITDPVQSASDGQEAIDYLTGSGPFSDRLRYPLPDLVVLDLKLPLATGFEVLSAARQHPVTRHVPVVMLTSSQSEADITQAHALGANAYLVKPPSPEELLNLVRSIKDFWLAQNRSPKLGVHSAPASH, from the coding sequence ATGAAAACCTCGAAGATCATTTTACTGGTGGAAGACGATCCCAATGACCGGTTCCTGTTTACGCGGGCCGCTCAAAAAGCCGGCATCACCGACCCTGTGCAATCCGCGTCGGACGGCCAGGAGGCGATCGATTATCTCACCGGCTCCGGCCCGTTTTCCGATCGTCTGCGCTATCCGCTGCCCGACCTCGTGGTGCTCGATCTGAAACTTCCGCTCGCGACCGGTTTCGAGGTGCTGAGCGCCGCCCGCCAGCACCCGGTCACCCGCCACGTGCCGGTGGTCATGCTGACCTCATCCCAAAGCGAGGCGGACATCACTCAAGCCCACGCGTTGGGCGCCAATGCTTATCTCGTGAAACCACCCAGTCCGGAAGAACTGCTGAACCTCGTTCGCTCGATCAAAGACTTCTGGCTGGCTCAAAATCGCTCCCCCAAACTCGGCGTTCACTCCGCCCCCGCGTCGCATTAA
- the hisF gene encoding imidazole glycerol phosphate synthase subunit HisF: MLSRRVIPCLDVHAGRVVKGIKFQELRDAGDPVESAKAYDAQGADELVFLDITASSDGRGIMHDVVARTAEQCFMPLTVGGGLRSLEDIERMLKAGADKVSLNTSAIKDPQLIAAASNRFGAQCIVVAIDARREPDGKSWRVFTHGGRNATDLNAIDWAKRAVELGAGEILLTSMDCDGMKTGYDCPLTRGVSDAVTVPVIASGGAGELSHFADAINDGHASAVLAASLFHFGTLTIPQVKDYLATLEIPVRR; the protein is encoded by the coding sequence ATGTTATCGAGACGAGTCATTCCCTGCCTTGACGTTCACGCCGGCCGCGTGGTCAAGGGCATCAAGTTCCAGGAATTGCGCGACGCCGGCGATCCCGTCGAGTCCGCCAAAGCCTACGACGCCCAAGGTGCCGACGAACTCGTCTTCCTCGACATCACCGCATCCAGCGATGGTCGCGGCATCATGCACGACGTTGTCGCCCGCACCGCCGAGCAATGCTTCATGCCGCTCACCGTCGGCGGCGGACTCCGTTCGCTCGAAGACATCGAACGCATGCTCAAAGCCGGAGCCGACAAAGTTTCCCTCAACACGTCCGCGATCAAAGACCCGCAACTCATCGCCGCCGCATCGAACCGCTTCGGCGCCCAGTGCATCGTCGTCGCCATCGACGCCCGCCGCGAACCCGACGGCAAATCCTGGCGCGTCTTCACGCATGGCGGCCGCAATGCCACGGACCTGAACGCCATCGACTGGGCCAAACGCGCGGTCGAACTCGGTGCCGGCGAGATTCTCCTCACCAGCATGGACTGCGATGGCATGAAAACCGGCTACGACTGCCCGCTCACCCGCGGCGTAAGCGATGCCGTCACGGTCCCCGTGATTGCCAGCGGCGGTGCCGGCGAGCTTTCGCATTTTGCAGACGCGATCAACGACGGCCACGCCAGCGCCGTGCTCGCCGCCAGCCTTTTCCACTTCGGCACCCTCACGATCCCGCAGGTTAAAGACTACCTCGCGACCCTTGAGATTCCCGTGCGCCGGTAG
- the rpmA gene encoding 50S ribosomal protein L27, which translates to MAHKKGAGSTSNGRESHSKRLGIKKFGGQAVIAGNIIVRQRGSKLHAGKNVGIGRDWTLFALTDGKVEFDKVHRKVNIV; encoded by the coding sequence ATGGCGCATAAAAAAGGTGCAGGCTCGACCTCCAACGGTCGCGAGAGCCACTCGAAACGTCTCGGCATTAAGAAATTTGGCGGCCAGGCCGTCATCGCCGGCAACATCATCGTTCGCCAGCGCGGCAGCAAGCTGCACGCCGGTAAGAATGTCGGCATCGGCCGCGACTGGACCCTCTTCGCCCTCACGGACGGCAAGGTCGAGTTCGACAAGGTCCACCGCAAGGTGAACATCGTCTAA
- the rplU gene encoding 50S ribosomal protein L21: protein MKATIKTQGQQFAVTEGDILIVNRFPNTEAGSTVEITDVLSAGEGAAFKIGTPLLAGASVTAKILENKRGDKVIVFKKKKRKGHEKKRGHRQELSVIKIEAIKA, encoded by the coding sequence ATGAAAGCGACTATCAAAACCCAAGGCCAGCAGTTCGCTGTTACCGAAGGCGACATTCTCATTGTAAACCGTTTCCCCAACACGGAAGCCGGCTCCACCGTCGAGATCACCGACGTCCTCTCTGCTGGTGAAGGCGCCGCCTTCAAAATCGGCACCCCTCTCCTCGCCGGTGCTTCTGTCACCGCCAAGATCCTCGAAAACAAGCGCGGCGACAAGGTCATCGTCTTCAAAAAGAAGAAGCGCAAGGGCCACGAAAAGAAGCGCGGCCACCGCCAGGAACTGTCCGTCATCAAGATCGAGGCCATCAAAGCCTGA
- a CDS encoding chromosome partitioning protein ParA: MKKTFLIILILLFILSLGGLISYRSYKQKAEQSNQDRIAAAEKADAERRQSEAAAAEAEAARLAAEKSRKDAESATAELERRRASQAAAESARLAAEAELAAAAAERTKAAKEAEGLEGRAKAAADLRAKEAAAVEAARRDALAKLAAAEQEKQDAADREEARLAALKAQEAKEAELAAKPVVLLPRAVMAPDYKRREHYYMQVDILNAEAKEAAAPKKTP; encoded by the coding sequence ATGAAAAAAACATTCCTCATCATCCTCATTCTACTTTTCATCCTCTCGCTGGGCGGCCTCATCAGCTATCGTTCCTACAAGCAAAAGGCCGAGCAAAGTAACCAGGACAGAATCGCCGCCGCCGAAAAGGCCGATGCCGAACGCCGCCAGTCCGAAGCCGCCGCCGCCGAGGCTGAAGCCGCCCGTCTCGCCGCTGAAAAATCCCGCAAGGATGCCGAGTCCGCCACCGCCGAACTCGAACGCCGTCGCGCCTCGCAAGCCGCCGCCGAGTCCGCCCGCCTCGCCGCCGAAGCCGAACTGGCCGCCGCCGCCGCAGAACGCACCAAGGCCGCCAAGGAAGCTGAAGGTCTCGAAGGTCGCGCCAAGGCAGCCGCCGATCTCCGCGCCAAGGAAGCCGCCGCAGTTGAAGCGGCCCGTCGCGATGCGCTGGCCAAACTCGCCGCCGCCGAACAGGAGAAGCAGGACGCCGCCGATCGTGAGGAGGCCCGTCTCGCCGCTCTCAAGGCACAGGAAGCCAAAGAGGCCGAACTCGCCGCCAAGCCTGTCGTGCTGTTGCCCCGCGCCGTCATGGCTCCCGACTACAAGCGCCGCGAACATTACTACATGCAGGTCGACATTCTAAATGCGGAAGCCAAGGAAGCCGCCGCACCGAAAAAGACCCCTTGA
- a CDS encoding MFS transporter, giving the protein MSTSTLRHNLRHCTYDGIAATPIVYLLQPGNFIIAALLVEMFQLPPATYGLIASLPFWGNFAQAFLMPLVNRSYSPKAVSVASSSLQALCWAIMAVMLSFLPIDQPQISGRWFITLFAVSAAVTALTGVSWMSWVQEWVPVRLRGKYFGRRNRLLQVAQILFLVLSGWLIGELSGSIVAFQVVLGSAVVLRVASVLLQRKIHAEIPVNDRAETRIPWRDQVRALLETKPFLWLVSYGAAWGFAASTFGPFYAIFMYKQLGFSVQNVSTLVILSSVGGAVSAPAWGALADRFGNKPVMLFCMIAWQVQNLLWCVLTPENSWLLYGMWSYGGVMGAGFVLSLFNLQLKIIPPHAKTLAISANLAITSLITAMGPIVGGEILQHLLQGNSSPIEVYHQVFLVLPVMALLACLLLTRVHERASSPLSSVVGAMRNIRTLGGVFGLSILVDYVFIKPSPSAKKQKL; this is encoded by the coding sequence ATGTCCACCTCGACGCTCCGTCACAATCTGCGCCATTGCACCTATGATGGCATTGCGGCGACACCGATTGTTTATCTGCTGCAACCGGGCAACTTCATCATCGCGGCCCTGTTGGTGGAAATGTTTCAACTGCCGCCGGCAACTTACGGCCTGATCGCGTCGCTGCCGTTTTGGGGTAATTTTGCCCAGGCGTTTCTGATGCCGCTGGTGAACCGCTCCTATTCGCCAAAAGCGGTCTCGGTCGCGTCCTCTTCGTTGCAAGCGCTGTGCTGGGCAATCATGGCGGTGATGCTTTCGTTTCTACCCATCGATCAACCGCAGATCAGTGGCCGCTGGTTCATCACTTTGTTCGCGGTCTCGGCCGCGGTGACCGCGCTGACCGGTGTGAGCTGGATGTCGTGGGTGCAGGAATGGGTGCCGGTGCGCCTGCGCGGCAAATATTTCGGCCGCCGCAACCGCCTCCTGCAGGTTGCCCAGATCTTGTTTCTCGTGCTCTCAGGCTGGTTGATCGGCGAACTCAGCGGTTCGATCGTGGCCTTCCAGGTCGTCCTCGGCAGCGCGGTGGTTTTACGGGTGGCATCGGTCCTGTTGCAGCGAAAAATCCACGCCGAAATACCCGTCAACGACCGAGCCGAGACCCGTATTCCGTGGCGCGATCAAGTGCGGGCGTTGCTCGAGACCAAGCCGTTTCTCTGGCTGGTGTCCTACGGTGCGGCGTGGGGATTTGCCGCGAGCACCTTCGGGCCGTTCTACGCGATTTTCATGTATAAGCAGCTTGGCTTTTCCGTGCAGAATGTGAGCACACTGGTGATTCTCTCGAGCGTGGGCGGCGCGGTATCCGCTCCCGCGTGGGGCGCCCTTGCCGACCGGTTTGGCAACAAACCCGTGATGCTGTTTTGCATGATCGCGTGGCAGGTGCAGAACCTCCTGTGGTGCGTGCTCACGCCTGAAAACAGCTGGTTGCTTTACGGCATGTGGAGCTATGGCGGCGTCATGGGCGCAGGCTTCGTCCTTTCGTTGTTTAATCTTCAACTGAAGATCATTCCGCCGCATGCCAAGACCCTCGCCATCAGCGCCAATCTCGCGATCACGTCACTGATCACCGCGATGGGCCCGATTGTAGGCGGCGAAATCCTCCAGCATCTTCTGCAGGGCAACAGCTCGCCCATTGAGGTTTATCATCAGGTTTTTCTGGTGCTCCCGGTGATGGCCTTGCTCGCCTGCCTCCTGCTCACACGCGTCCACGAACGCGCTTCCAGTCCGCTCTCCAGCGTCGTCGGCGCCATGCGCAACATCCGCACCCTCGGTGGTGTTTTCGGGCTCAGTATTTTGGTGGACTACGTGTTCATCAAACCATCGCCGTCCGCCAAAAAACAAAAGCTTTGA
- a CDS encoding DNA-3-methyladenine glycosylase translates to MPPVIEAKVVRSKNTVALARSLLGKVLVATGADGVVRRGRICEVEAYHGETDLACHASKGRTRRTEVMYAAGGVWYVYLCYGVHEMLNLVTGPADQPSAILIRGVEGISGPGRLTKLLGIDRRFNAKPAARTTGLWLEDDGFKVPRGAIKATARIGVAYAGAEWAAKPWRFYYAPAAVTVLRAAGSR, encoded by the coding sequence ATGCCTCCCGTAATAGAAGCCAAAGTCGTCCGATCCAAAAATACGGTTGCATTGGCCCGCAGTCTCCTCGGCAAGGTGCTCGTCGCCACGGGCGCTGATGGAGTTGTGCGTCGGGGCCGAATCTGCGAGGTCGAGGCTTATCACGGTGAAACCGATCTCGCCTGCCATGCGAGCAAAGGCCGCACGCGCCGGACCGAGGTGATGTATGCCGCCGGCGGTGTGTGGTATGTTTATCTCTGCTATGGCGTGCACGAGATGCTCAATCTCGTCACCGGCCCGGCAGACCAGCCGTCGGCAATTTTGATTCGCGGTGTCGAAGGGATTTCCGGCCCCGGCCGGCTGACGAAGCTCCTCGGGATCGACCGGCGTTTTAATGCGAAACCCGCCGCGCGCACCACGGGACTATGGCTTGAAGATGATGGTTTCAAGGTGCCGCGGGGCGCGATCAAAGCCACGGCTCGCATCGGCGTGGCCTATGCGGGAGCTGAATGGGCGGCGAAACCGTGGCGCTTTTATTACGCGCCGGCCGCGGTCACGGTTTTGCGGGCGGCTGGTAGTCGGTGA
- a CDS encoding DUF3108 domain-containing protein codes for MTFIHRFLPAILLVLLAFSPTARANESVEVLKPGESLTYRVGWGLLGHAGDMKVTATEETIAGRSHTRMTTTSATQGFVRLLYRFDGEAQMLFDAHDGRLLNATATTQAKKNKTNASITFDYTKNEASYVDHLEPARNSSFPMPEGMPMDFITSLIQTRSWALEPGQSRDVLVLFDKDFYQLRITAEREETISTPSGKRKTVLLMPRMIGEPKGMFRRGGEVRVWVSADADRLPLRFEVKLKVGTAYAVLTDYQPPAKP; via the coding sequence ATGACCTTCATCCACCGATTTCTGCCGGCGATTTTGTTGGTGCTGCTCGCGTTTTCACCAACCGCACGAGCTAACGAATCGGTCGAAGTGCTCAAACCCGGCGAATCGCTCACCTACCGCGTTGGCTGGGGATTATTGGGCCATGCCGGCGACATGAAGGTCACCGCGACTGAAGAGACGATCGCCGGCCGGTCGCACACGCGCATGACCACCACCAGCGCGACCCAGGGATTCGTGCGGTTGCTTTACCGTTTCGACGGCGAGGCACAGATGTTGTTCGACGCGCACGATGGACGTCTGCTCAACGCCACCGCCACGACGCAGGCCAAGAAAAACAAAACCAACGCCTCCATCACCTTCGACTACACCAAGAACGAAGCGAGTTACGTCGATCACCTGGAACCCGCGCGCAACAGCTCGTTTCCCATGCCCGAGGGCATGCCAATGGATTTCATCACCAGCCTGATTCAGACCCGCTCCTGGGCGCTCGAACCCGGTCAGTCCCGTGATGTACTCGTGTTATTCGACAAGGATTTCTACCAGCTCCGAATCACTGCCGAGCGCGAGGAAACGATCTCCACGCCCTCCGGAAAACGCAAAACCGTGCTGCTGATGCCTCGTATGATTGGCGAACCCAAGGGTATGTTCCGCCGTGGTGGCGAAGTGCGCGTATGGGTGTCGGCCGACGCCGACCGCCTGCCCTTGCGATTCGAGGTGAAGCTCAAAGTCGGCACCGCTTACGCCGTGCTCACCGACTACCAGCCGCCCGCAAAACCGTGA